A single region of the Anomaloglossus baeobatrachus isolate aAnoBae1 chromosome 2, aAnoBae1.hap1, whole genome shotgun sequence genome encodes:
- the LOC142290819 gene encoding zinc finger BED domain-containing protein 4-like translates to MTTLEGQCTQSDDHPRRSMRKRKRGRPPKHISEDYETQAPTNVAFFNEESDEEDRGEEWVNDAGNDESLDPTWTEGHPSNMPSSDEEVVVTPPQQPRKNVHRVEKDSGRTLASMSTAIAHHAEGLSSPRHGPKSSLTWHFYRQCPNDRRWVVCTLCRQRLKRGINLMNLSTSSMKRHLLAKHEAQWIAHLKKHGRSRSPPAPSSAAISVSSTQPPGPRASLQREDATAPAVLPTMSTPSHESAQLPIHQSLKRKRKYPPTHPRALVLNGSISKLLAFEMLPLRLVETDSFKKMMAVAAPQYVVPSRHYFSRRSIPALHTHVVEQIRCALRNAINGKVHITTDTWTSNQRKERYISLTAYWVNLVADDPEWEDVPARVLPPRRVAGRFSVQVSSCSYSATSSSRHSETCTTNYRAARGKRQQAVLKLICLANKSHTAEELWTVIKEQIDEWLLPVNLKPGLVMCDNGRSLVAALGVAGLSHIPCMAHVLNLVVQSFLKNYPHVSDLLGKVRSVCARFRHSYPDAAGLAALQRQFGLPVHRLICDVPTSWNSTFRMLERLCEQQQAIVEFHAQQNHSVDQHHFTAKEWASIQDLCAVLSCFEYCTNMVSAEDAIISLTIPVICLLEKTLQAMIDDVVAQEEEEQEEPRPFTSMSGPSSTRCSEGDVLHQQWSGTQVSSQGTGLEEEEEDDDDDEEEEEEDDEEEPFSQQDGSQSSSRASLERGWGDMEDPDITPPTEDSLWPLGSLAHMSQYMLLCLHNDRRVARILTSAKYWVATMLDPRYKDNVPSLLPSLERDNKMCDYKRTLVDALMTAFPADAGGSAESQGRGASRQRSCGIASTTRVSMDVFWRKFLLNPAPPCATVPNIRQQRFHNMVEEYMSTHLHILTDGSAPFNFWASKLDTWPELALYALEVLACPAASVMSKHFFSATGGVITDKRVRLSTDNVGKLTLLKMNRAWIAPDLSLPLDD, encoded by the coding sequence ATGACCACGTTGGAGGGCCAGTGCACACAGTCAGACGACCACCCCAGAAGATCTATGAGGAAGAGGAAACGCGGCAGACCACCGAAGCACATCTCTGAGGATTATGAAACACAGGCGCCAACTAATGTGGCTTTCTTCAATGAGGAGAGCGACGAGGAGGACAGGGGTGAGGAGTGGGTGAATGATGCGGGGAATGATGAGAGCTTAGACCCCACGTGGACTGAAGGCCATCCTAGTAACATGCCCAGttcggatgaagaagtagtggtcaCACCGCCCCAGCAGCCCCGCAAAAATGTGCACAGAGTGGAAAAGGACAGTGGCCGAACCCTGGCCAGTATGTCGACTGCTATTGCCCACCATGCCGAGGGACTGAGCTCACCAAGACATGGCCCTAAGAGCTCCCTGACTTGGCATTTCTACAGGCAATGTCCTAACGACAGGAGATGGGTGGTTTGCACATTGTGCCGTCAGAGACTGAAACGAGGCATAAATTTGATGAACCTGAGCACCAGCTCCATGAAGAGGCATCTGCTTGCGAAGCATGAGGCTCAGTGGATTGCTCATCTTAAAAAACATGGCAGATCTCGCTCCCCTCCTGCTCCCTCATCAGCTGCGATCTCAGTCTCTTCCACACAGCCGCCAGGGCCACGTGCCTCCCTGCAAAGAGAGGATGCGACAGCACCAGCAGTGTTGCCTACCATGTCCACACCATCCCATGAAAGCGCTCAGTTGCCCATCCACCAATCCCTCAAGAGAAAGAGGAAATACCCCCCTACCCACCCACGAGCCCTGGttctgaatggcagcatttcaaaatTGCTGGCCTTTGAAATGCTGCCGTTACGGCTGGTGGAAACGGACAGTTTTAAAAAAATGATGGCGGTGGCTGCCCCACAGTACGTGGTTCCCAGCCGCCACTACTTTTCCAGGCGTTCCATCCCTGCCCTGCACACACATGTTGTGGAACAAATCAGGTGTGCACTGCGCAACGCCATCAATGGCAAGGTCCACATTACCACTGATACGTGGACCAGTAATCAGAGGAAGGAACGTTACATCTCCCTAACTGCCTACTGGGTAAATCTAGTGGCGGATGATCCAGAGTGGGAAGACGTTCCAGCACGTGTGCTACCACCACGGAGGGTTGCTGGACGTTTCTCTGTCCAAGTGTCCTCATGCTCCTACTCCGCGACCTCTTCCTCCAGGCACAGTGAGACCTGCACCACCAACTACAGAGCAGCCAGGGGCAAACGGCAGCAAGCTGTCCTTAAACTCATCTGTTTGGCAAACAAGTCCCACACCGCAGAGGAGCTGTGGACGGTGATTAAAGAGCAGATAGACGAGTGGTTGCTGCCAGTGAACCTGAAGCCCGGCCTGGTGATGTGCGATAATGGGCGAAGTCTGGTAGCAGCTCTGGGCGTAGCCGGTTTGTCACACATCCCTTGCATGGCGCATGTCCttaatttggtggtgcagagcttcctTAAGAATTACCCACATGTGTCCGATCTGCTGGGGAAAGTGCGGTCAGTTTGCGCCCGTTTTCGGCATTCTTACCCCGATGCTGCTGGCCTGGCTGCCCTGCAGCGTCAGTTCGGCCTTCCTGTTCACCGTCTCATATGTGATGTCCCTACAAGTTGGAACTCCACCTTCCGTATGCtggagagactgtgcgagcagcagcaggccatAGTGGAGTTTCACGCCCAGCAGAATCACTCTGTGGACCAACACCACTTTACTGCCAAAGAGTGGGCCTCCATCCAGGACCTGTGTGCCGTGTTGAGCTGCTTTGAATACTGTACCAACATGGTCAGCGCAGAAGACGCCATAATCAGCCTGACTATACCAGTTATCTGCCTGCTTGAAAAAACTCTTCAGGCAATGATTGATGACGTGGTGGcccaggaggaagaggagcaggaggaaccgAGACCATTCACATCAATGTCAGGCCCGTCGTCAACACGTTGCTCGGAGGGTGACGTTTTGCATCAACAGTGGTCAGGTACACAGGTGTCCAGCCAGGGGACAGgtttggaggaggaggaagaggatgatgatgatgatgaggaggaggaggaggaggatgacgaagAGGAACCATTTTCCCAGCAAGATGGCTCTCAAAGCAGCTCACGGGCATCACTGGAGCGTGGCTGGGGGGATATGGAGGACCCAGACATTACACCTCCCACTGAGGACAGCTTGTGGCCTTTGggcagcctggcacacatgagccaatACATGCTGCTGTGCCTACACAACGACCGCAGAGTTGCCCGGATTCTTACCAGTGCTAAGTACTGGGTGGCGACCATGCTGGATCCTCGCTACAAAGACAACGTACCGTCGTTACTCCCATCCTTGGAGCGGGATAACAAAATGTGTGATTACAAGCGCACGCTGGTAGATGCACTAATGACAGCGTTTCCAGCGGACGCTGGGGGCTCAGCGGAGTCACAAGGCAGAGGAGCAAGTCGCCAGCGCAGTTGCGGCATCGCGTCTACAACCAGGGTCAGCATGGACGTCTTCTGGAGAAAGTTTCTGCTGAATCCAGCACCACCATGTGCTACGGTGCCGAACATCAGGCAGCAACGTTTCcacaacatggtggaagagtacatGTCCACACATCTACATATACTAACCGATGGATCTGCGCCTTTTAACTTCTGGGCCTCCAAATTGGACACCTGGCCGGAGCTTGCCctgtacgccttggaggtgctggcctgccctgctgctagtgtCATGTCCAAGCATTTCTTCAGCGCCACAGGTGGTGTGATCACAGACAAGCGCGTCCGCCTGTCCACAGACAACGTGGGCAAGCTCACATTGCTTAAAATGAACCGTGCGTGGATCGCACCGGACTTGTCCCTGCCTTTAGATGACTAG